DNA from Scheffersomyces stipitis CBS 6054 chromosome 1, whole genome shotgun sequence:
TCTACACAACAGTATTTTCTCTTCTATAAACCTCCCAATCTATTGTTAACATTCTTAGCCTGAATATACGAGATACCACATTTCTAACGGTTCCAACCAGACACAAATTGGCAACCCGTGAGGAAGCCAGAACATGCGAAAAAAAGACAGACTCCAGAATAGTCACCTCGAGCCTTTCTGCTCTGTACGAATTCCTCCAGCTCCAGTCGCTTTCCCTTCATCAACTTTCCTACCCCATAAACCGGCTCTTATCCCCAGACTTAACTATGGCATCATGCGCCAGTCACCTGCTATCGGAGCTCCTGCAGATAGCACAAAGCCATACATGACTTCTTATCAGACGCTTCAAAAATTAGCCCTAATCTTTCcgtcttcttttccaattaCACTGTCAGAGGCTGTATTGAATTGCTAGCGAAAATGGGTCTCTTGTCAATCTTGACGTAAGTATAGCTGTTGAAGACAAATCGCAAAAATAAATGGATGGGGCGAGAGCGAGATTTGCCATCTGGATCAGTACAATAGTTCACAAAGAAGACCTAGAAGAAAGATAAAGAGAAAAGACTATTCATGTAAGACCGCACCTTCACGAATAAATGCAGCATCCACACATTATCGGACAATAAGGAATAGCATCATGGATCCTATTGATATGTAATTGTGTACTGTATCATTTACCATTGATAAGGATAAGAATCTGTGCGCTCTTCCTCCCGATGAAGCACACGTAGTCGATATCAATTCCCTAGTCTTTACCGAGAGAAAGATTTCACAATAGATTTCACAATAAGGTATTCACAATATCAACAGCTCAATACAAATGATAGAGAGAGAAGGATTACTCTTGTTATTAAATCTCAATTGCATAAGCTTGTTCTCTTTCATTACTAGTCTGATTTCACGACTGTTCATCCATTCTAAACACATACTAACCTCCGCAGCACTATTGTCTCTACAGTATACCCTGTTCTTGCCTCCTACAGGGCCATTGAAAGCTACACAAAGTATGTCACGATTGTTGATTCGGGAAAAATCAAGGTCGGTGGCATATCTGTTCCATTCAGTTTgcttttgaagaaagaggGTGCTCCCTCGGATGCTTTCAACGAAGCTGCCTTGCAGTTCCATTTGCTTTCTATCCAGAAATGGTTCATATACTGGATTGTTTTGGCTGTCTCTCAGCTAGTGGAAACtttattgttcttgaaacaCTTGGTTCCTCTCTATTCAGTCTTCAAACTCCTTTTCACCGTGTGGTTGGTTCTTCCCTTatttctttccatttcgGCACTGCTTGAGGCTCAGGCTGATGCATCTAAAACGTTTGACAACACTGAAGACTGGATTAATTTCACCAAATCTGGTGCCGGCTTGATCTACTTTTCATATATAAAACCTTGGATCGAAGGAAATTTTGACAATCTCGAGAATCTCAatctcaacttctcttcGTTGACGTCTTTGTTCGGCTTGGTGTCAAGATTTGGCTCTGTTGCCATGCTTAGAGAAGCCGACAACAGCAATGCGGACTTGTCGCGTGGTCCTGAAGCAACAGAATACTCCAACAATGTATTGGATAGTTCGTACGTAATGGTCATGAAcatcagaaacagattTGGCTACGGAAAGGAAGAGGACAAAGACGACAAGGGTACCTCTACTTCGACCACAGAAGTTTTTGACGAGATAGTGAATGCAGCCAGCGACAGATTGACTCAGAGAAAAACTTCCGGGAGCACTGCCGATGGATCCAGCCCCTCAACTAAGTCGAAGAGCGGCTGGCTCTGGTAAATGGATTATTTTCTTAGAGATTTTCAAGTATTTTAATGTTTATGCTTTATTCTGGTTTGTGAGGTTTTAATGGTTTCTTGCGGTTGTTgagttctgtttctttttTACTATATATTTATTAAGATATTAGTGTCTTTTGTATGATAAGCTAATAAATGTTAATGATAAATTAACTGTTGTAAGTTTATTGTATATACATGATGGGGATGACTATGTAGGTATGTTCTATAGATATCATTTCAGATGAAGTTCACAAGAACAACGACAATCAAATTATGACAAAGCTCATGGGATAACACCAATGGATAAGATCAGATTAGCCTTGGTATGATTTAAGATTAGTAGTTGTGttacaagttcaagaacttggataCCAACTCTCTATCAGCCTGAGACTCCACTCTCTCAGTGTGATTCTTAACGAGAGACTCACCCTGCTTCTTTACTTTATCACTGACAAATACGTTAGGCAAAGGTTCAGTCTTGTAAATTCCTCCAAAGGTATCGATAGGTTTCAATTGGTCGGAACCAGCACGGTTTTTCTGGATCATGGTTTCggattcttcttcacgTTGGTATTCGGCCAATTCGACCAATTCAGCATCTACTTCGGGCCACACAAAGGGTTCGGCCATATCgatcgtcatcttcttgtactGAGGACCTCTGTAACGAGCATAGTCGTATGGACCTCTGACGAATTTGGCATGGAGCAACTGGACAGTCACGTTCAACGCTCTCAAGCCATACACGTGCCACAAGTAGTCTCTCAAATCCATTTTGTTCATGCTCTTAGGAACCAAGAATTTAGCCTGGTAGGGTGAATGTTTAGCATTGGGTCTCAACAAGCAGATTCTACCTTGTGGAAAGTAGATCTGGTTTTCGCCTATGCGGAAATGAGCTTGACCGAGGGCTACTTCATCCTGGAACTTTTCGAAGTTTCTACGGGCAATCTGGTCGGAATTCGATCTGTACTTGATAGGCACCGGCTTGTTATTGGCGATGTACTTCTGCTTGATTTCTGTGGAAGGGAACAAGGTGTTTTTCACTTGTTGCGAAAGAAGCGGTTCACGGTCCTTTCTGAAGCCGTATCTGGGCTTCTCAAGTTCAACGTCGTTGACGTTGAGCTTGGGGTAGTTCTTAGCCAGGTGCTTGAAGTGGAGGGCTCTGGTGAACACGGACTGGAGAGCTCTATTagacattcttgaagaattaatGAAAGTGGTTGAAAATTAAAGGGAAAAGGAGACAGACGGGTTGTATACGGTATGGTGATGATATTAGCTGAGCTATACAGAAGCGGAGATGGCTTCTGTGTGTGGGACTATGGATATGGGCGTGATGAATAGCTGTTgaacaatttttcagaaaaaAATGGAACAaaaatgaattgaaaaattattgAAATGCGAATTAAttcccatagttaagaagGATGCGCATAGTTAAGAATTCATACAGAGAATAGCGAAACAGATTACAAAAAAAGTATTTACAATTGATAAATATAAGAATATGAATACTTAGCATTCATATTGTTAAGAATGCCACTTATAACAGTATCATATTTATGATTATGGAATGAGCAGTGGGTGATTCGTATAGTTAAGAGTTTCAATGGTGATAACTCTCTTAGTTGAGAGTGCGCACACTTCGCGTAGAAGTATTATCTTTTTTCGGTCACATGACTGTGTCGTGCCCCAGCCATTCGTTGAGATTCTGAGAATTTTCcacttcaacaataactAAATAGCATAAGCAACTCTCCACTACTTCCCTTTCTTGCCAGTTCGACTATCCGTATCCAGAATGGACTCCCAAGACGATCCCTATTTGTACGACGACGGCGATGCCCAGAGCATTACGCCCGAAGACTGCTGGACGGTGATCCTGTCTTTTTTTCAGGAAAAAGGTTTGGTCTCCCAGCAGTTGGACTCGTTTGACGAGTTCATCGAGACAACCATCCAGGAGTTGGTGTGGGAGGATTCGCATTTGATTCTCGACCAGCCAGCTCAACATACTTCCGAAGATGACCACGAGAACAGACGTTACGAAATCACATTTGGCAAGATCTACATCTCTAAGCCTATGCAGACAGAAGGCGATGGTACCACTCATCCCATGTTCCCTCAAGAAGCCCGTTTGAGAAACTTAACTTACTCCTCACCTTTGTATGTAGACATGACCAAAAAGGTGTTCAAGTCCGATGACAACAGACGGAAGGAAAACGAGTTGGAATGGgtagaagaaaaggtagaagatgaagaaccTCAACAAAAGGTCTTTTTGGGTAAAGTACCCATCATGTTGCGGTCCAAGTTCTGTATGTTGCGTGATTTAGGTGAACACGAGTTCTTCGAGTTGAAAGAGTGCCCTTACGATATGGGAGGCTACTTTGTCATCAACGGTTCGGAAAAGGTGTTGATTGCCCAAGAGAGAAGTGCTGCAaatattgttcaagtatTCAAGAAGGCTGCTCCTTCTCCTATTTCTCATGTTGCAGAAATAAGACTGGCTCTTGAAAAGGGTTCGCGTTTGATTTCGTCGATGCAAATCAAATTGTACGGTAGAGACGAAAAGGGAACGTCTGGTAGAACGATCAAGGCTACATTGCCTTACATCAAGGAAGACATTCCTATCGTAATCGTATTCAGAGCGTTGGGTGTAGTCCCCGACGGAGACATCTTAGAACACATCTGTTACGATGCTAATGATTGGCAGATGTTGGAGATGTTGAAACCCTGTGTGGAAGAAGGGTTTGTaattcaagaaagagaagtcgctcttgatttcattggTAGAAGAGGTGTTTTAGGTatcagaagagaaaaacgTATCCAGTATGCTAAGGATATCTTGCAGAAAGAGTTGTTGCCTAATATCACACAGGAAGAGGGCTTTGAGTCTAGAAAGGCATTCTTCTTAGGTTACATGGTCAACagattgttgttgtgtgcattggaaagaaaggagCCAGACGACAGAGACCACTTTGGTAAAAAGAGATTGGATTTAGCTGGACCCTTATTGGCCAACTTGTTCCGTATTCTCTTCAGAAAGTTAACCAAAGATATATACAACTACATGCAGAGATGCGTAGAAAACGACAAAGAATTCAATTTGACGTTGGCCGTCAAGTCCCAAACCATAACCGATGGTTTACGTTACTCTTTGGCTACAGGTAACTGGGGTGAACAGAAGAAGGCCATGTCGTCCCGTGCTGGTGTATCTCAAGTTTTGAATCGTTACACATACTCATCTACCTTGTCACATttgagaagaacaaataCTCCTATTGGACGTGATGGTAAGATCGCCAAGCCCAGACAGTTGCATAACACTCACTGGGGATTAGTATGTCCAGCAGAAACGCCTGAAGGACAGGCGTGTGGGTTGGTTAAGAACTTGTCTTTAATGACATGTATTTCAGTTGGTACACCTTCTGAGCCTATCTTATACTTTTTGGAAGAATGGGGTATGGAGCCTTTGGAGGATTATGTTCCTTCTAATTCTCCTGACTCGACCAGAGTGTTCGTAAACGGTGTTTGGGTTGGTACTCACAGAGATCCAGCCAACTTGGTTGATACCATGCGTAGTTTAAGAAGACGAGGTGATATATCTCCTGAAGTTTCTATTATCAGGGACATCAGAGAAAAAGAGTTTAAGATCTTCACCGATGCTGGACGTGTTTACCGTCCGTTGTTCATTGTAGACGACGAGGCCGAGTCCGAAACCAAAGGtgacttgaagttgcagaagGAGCATGTCCACAACTTGTTGTCGTCTGAATACGACGAGTACGAAGACCCAGACAACGAAGGAGCCAGTTACACCTGGCTGTCATTGATTAATGATGGTGTTGTAGAGTATGtagatgctgaagaagaagaaaccattATGATAGCCATGACACCAGAGGACTTGGAAGCTTCCAAGAATGCTATTACTGAAACTCCAGATAAGTCTGTGCTCGAAGAGCAAGAGTTAGACCCAGCCAAGAGAATCAAGCCTACTTTCTCAGCTGCCACACATACATTCACCCATTGTGAGATCCATCCATCTATGATTTTGGGAGTGGCAGCTTCGATTATCCCCTTTCCAGATCATAACCAATCGCCTCGTAATACCTATCAATCTGCTATGGGTAAGCAAGCCATGGGTGTCTTTTTGACTAACTACTCTGTGAGAATGGATACTATGGCCAACATCTTGTACTATCCACAGAAACCTCTAGCTACCACTAGAGCCATGGAGCACTTGAAGTTTAGAGAGTTGCCTGCTGGGCAAAACGCCATTGTTGCCATTGCTTGTTACTCCGGTtacaatcaagaagattcagTGATTATGAACCAATCATCCATCGACAGAGGGTTATTCAGATCATTGTTCTTTAGAACGTATAtggatttggaaaagagGCAGGGTATGAAGGCATTGGAAACATTTGAAAAGCCTTCTCGTTCGGATACATTAAGGCTTAAGCACGGAACCTACGAGAAGTTGGATGACGATGGGTTGATTGCTCCTGGTGTCAGAGTCAGTGGTGAGGACATCATAATTGGTAAGACTACACCTATTCCTCCAGACACTGAGGAGTTGGGACAAAGAACACAATACCATACCAAGAGAGATGCTTCCACGCCTTTGAGAAGTACCGAGTCTGGTATCGTCGATCAGGTGTTGTTAACCACGAATGGTGATGGTGCAAAGTTTGTCAAGGTGAGAATGAGAACAACCAAGATTCCTCAGATCGGTGACAAGTTTGCTTCCAGACACGGACAGAAGGGTACTATTGGTGTTACCTATAGACACGAAGATATGCCGTTCACAGCCCAGGGGATTGTTCCCGATCTTATTATCAACCCCCATGCCATTCCCTCTCGTATGACGGTTGCGCATTTGATTGAATGTTTGCTTTCGAAGGTGTCGTCATTGTCTGGGCTCGAAGGTGATGCTTCTCCCTTTACCGATGTCACTGCTGAGGCTGTatccaagttgttgagagAACACGGCTACCAATCGAGAGGTTTCGAAGTCATGTACAACGGTCACACTGgtaagaagttgatggcACAAGTATTCTTTGGACCTACGTACTACCAGAGATTGAGACACATGGTCGATGACAAGATCCACGCCAGAGCCAGAGGACCAGTTCAAGTCCTTACCAGACAACCAGTAGAAGGTAGATCGAGAGATGGTGGTTTACGTTTCGgtgaaatggaaagagaTTGTATGATTGCCCATGGAGCTGCTGgattcttgaaggaaagaTTGATGGAGGCATCTGATGCCTTCAGAGTCCATGTCTGTGGTATGTGTGGTTTGATGACGGTTATTgccaatttgaagaagaaccaattCGAGTGTCGTTCGTGCAAGAACAAGACCAACATCTACCAGATTCATATTCCATATGctgccaagttgttgttccAGGAGTTGATGGCAATGAAtatttctccaagaatGTATACCGAAAGATCACAGAACAGCATTAGAGTTTGACAACAAACTGACGTTAATACCCTGGGGGTATGCATTATGTAATTTAAGAAAACTAAAATGGTTACTTTATATACGTTGTAATATAAAACAAAAGGAATTGATTGTAGAGCATTAATAAAACGATGTAAAAGAAACATTATTTACGTATTACAATAATTCTATTATATCTACATGCTAATGATTACCGAATAATATGTATATGAATACGATCTATGTACAATGAACACTTTGATGCTCAAAAGATTTTATATATTGCAATGCTGATAGAACAGCTCTAGGCTATCCCCTCTCTTTACTCTTTCAAGTACTTCTCTCTGATCTGGgcattttcagcttcttgCTTCCGCAAGGCTTCAGCCTTAGCAAGCATTTCTGGTGTTTCGTCAGCAAAGGcaatcaagttgtccaCGTACGGATGTTCGTGGCCATCGTAAACTTTCAATCTGTCCATTCTCACCAATCTTGCCTTATCTTTAGGAATCATACCCTTAACGGCTCTTCTCAAGATTTCTCCATAACCCTTGTTGGCTATCATTCTTTCCATAGGAATCAAGTTAAGCGAACCAGGGCGTGTTGTATGCGACCAGTAATGTCTGTCTTGCAATTTGTTACCCGTCACCTTCAAATGCTTGCAGTTTGTCACTACGACGTAGTCTCCATGGTCTCTGTTTGGTGAATAAGTAGGCTTGTGCTTGCCTTGTAAAGTTATAGCAATGCTGGCAGCCAAACGACCCAAGGTTCTAGGATCTGAGGCGGCATCGACATGGTGCCACACTCTGGTAAGAGCGGCAGCCGAAGTTCCTATTCTCTGAGACATAGTGTTTGAATATTGGCGGAGAACTACTTGTAGAAAGATCGTACTCtatggtgaaaaattaagaaaagtgaaaaattcgtAATGTCGCACAAGTTAAGTATCAACAAATGTCGTGAGACATTATTTACTGACTCTCTGATATAACTGCACAATACTAGTTTCAATTCCTATACTGAAtgctttcttctgcaatCTGAGTAGCTAAGTTGTTGCTATCACTAGTTGCTATTGTTTATCCTCTACTATAATAAGTTCTTATAGTACATTTATTCATCTGTAGTTGTTTGGTCTCCTTCGagtttttcgcagccatcCACTGCCACGATCAATAGTATCGCTGATTTAAGTAAAAAATAAACAAAAAGGTCCAATACCCATTGCCAAGTAGATGAAATCTAAGGAACACAGTCATAGGCACATGTCATCAAGCAATGGTGTTGACTATCCTATCTCTATCATCCCTTACTGTCACACTATCAAAAATAATGTCGGctcagtgaaaaatgtcgCGTGTCGCACTCGCAAACGTCGATAtgattttttcacttgttTCACGATAATCCCAAGTCCACCCCTCTTTCCAGCAGTTCTCCACAGCACAAATCGGCCTCGTTTCGTTGAGATTTCGCTGCTGGAACGTTCTATTTATTGTACATACCCCGTATCCATTTAGCCACTGTTCGAACGGACGACAATCGGCAGAATTCTTTTCCTAAATAttggatttttcattcaTCTGTAGTTGTCACATTTGAAGCAGAACAAGTCAACGAAACCAGACACAAAACATCACAACAGTCGCCAACGACATCCAGAAACTCACCATCTAGTCATCATACACTTCCCATATAGACCatgtttttcttgaaggaCTTGTCATTGAATTTGACGTTGCACCCCTCATATTTCGGGCCGCAGATGGACCAGTACTTGAGAGACAAGCTCTTGAGTGACGTGGAAGGCACCTGCACTGGTCAGTTTGGTTACATTGTATGTGTTTTGGATTGCATGAATATAGATGTAGGTAAAGGGAGGATTATCCCAGGCTCAGGTATGGCTGAGTTCGAAGTCAAGTACAGAGCCGTGGTGTGGAAACCGTTCAAAGGTGAAGTCGTAGATGCTGTAGTCACAACTGTCAACAAGATGGGGTTCTTTGCCGATGTCGGTCCCCTTTCTGTGTTTGTCAGTACCCACTTGATTCCCTCGGATATGAAGTTCAATCCTTCCGCCAACCCTCCAGCATATGTCAGTCCTGATGAAAACATCGAAAAGGGCTCGAGAGTCAGACTAAAGATCGTAGGTACCAGAACAGACGTCAACGAAATCTATGCCATCGGTAGCATCAAGGAAGACTACTTGGGCCCAAGTCCCATGTGAGTAACATGCTGAGAAAGAAATACAACACAATACAATACAATTAAAATCCTCTTTATTTCTGTACTATATCCTTTTCTATCTAAAAAGTTTACTATAATGCATTACTACGTATAGGTAATTTACATAAAGATACATCGACATTTGTTCGTAGGATCACATAAAAAGGTCTTCTGTTCATCAACCTATTGTCTACTATTAATTTATTGCTCCTTTACTTTTTGCctactcttcttcactgtcAGACAAGAGGGATATCACTTCCATCCCTGCCTTATGATCTACATTAGCAGCAGTCGGTGCTGAAGTAGACTTATTGGATTCAGTGTTTTTCTGTCTGAAAACTTCTGTGATGAAACCTTCAGGTACATTACGTGCAACCCCAGCATGTATCTGAGGCGGAACAGAACCATCGGAAACTCTTCTATTTCCGGGTTCTCTTGGACTCTCAATGGCAGTGAAGTTTCTGCTACCAATAGACAAATGTCTTGTTGAAACCGGTGAGTTAATGGTCATGTGTCCAATCTTGCCATTTATAGGTGATACTGGATCTGTGACGGTGACGTTGGAACTGATGGCATCTTGGTTCAATTCTATACCCAACAATCCAGTAATAcgctgcttcttcaaagctGGTGATTCTGATGCTGACGACGTTCTGTCTGCTACACGATCGAATACAGACTTTGAATACTGGACAGTTGGCATTGAAGCATACCTTTGCAAAGAAGGTGTAGGTGTAGGTGTTTGGCTTTGTGAAACTGTTGCAGCTTGTGACGAATGCAAAGGTTGTTCATAACGAGTAGATACTACAGATCTGCCAAATGACGGATCATGACGCTTCATGCTTTGCTTAAGTTGTTCTTCCAGTAGACGAGCGTGCCGGCTTTCAGGCTGAAGTTGCAGAATCTGTTGTTGAATCTGACTATgcagaagttgttgttgttcatGTCCTCTTCTAATATCTGGACTCAAAGATATCAGATACCCATGGTTTGAATTTGGAGCTATCAAACTGTTGCCTTTTTGTGATGGTGCCAAATTTGCATACGAAATACTTCGCATTCCCGATTCCAGTGATACACTGCCATAGTTGGTACTCAATGATGGACTAGCTGCAAATGGAGTCATACTCTTTATGTGTGCTTtaagttgttggaattcAGGCAAGTCTAAGACATGGGAGAAGACATTGCCCACACTCAACAGTTTTCTCAGATCAACTTCTACCACAAGACGACGAACCTGCTCCGACAAgatgtctttttcttgttgttgtctttcCTGAAGtgttttcaattgcaatcTATGCCTTTCAACAAGTGCCTGTCTTTGCACATCAAACTCgtgtctttttctttgacttcGATTCTTCTCCTGATCTTCCAAAGCTTTCCGGAAAATATCTGGATAACTAACTCTGCTTTCCTTCTCGGGGGAATTGAGAAGGGAGGCAGcaattttcatttcaagatttccCTTTTCTTGTAATTGTTCATCTTGTAACGCCACCAACTGATGTGTTTGAATACGAGACTGCTGCTCTAGTTGTGTCATCAAATCTTTAAGTTGCAATATCGCATTAGCAGATTCCTGTAAGTAGTCATTGTATGAAATAATATGTTCTCGGCTGTCTGCGCACTGTTGATTGCGCACATTCCGTACACCTTGAAGTTGCTGCTCAATTTCGATCATTCTTGCAACCAGATGTCTTAGTTTGTCTGCCAGAGGAGCTTCAGAATGAGAAGTTACACCTGGTCTAATCTTATCAATGCATAAATCCGGTGTAATAGTACTATTATCATTATTGACTTCCAATGCAGATAAAGGAGAAGTAGTTTTTGAATGTTGTACAATGTCCGCTCTGATTCCAGTTCCATTATTTGAAGGACTGGAGGCCATCGGCAAATTTTCAGTGGGTCGAAGAGTACTTTCAGCTGATCTACCAATAACTGCACTATGAATACCATTCTTGTCTTCCACACCATCTGCATGCAGAGTACTGGAGTTGATCGGAGATGGGAGAGACAAAATTACAGCGCTAGTATTTgcattcttcttggccGTGACTTCCTTTTGACTATCACCAATGAAAGTATCACCAGCCAAAGTTAATTCCTTGCCTGTTCCGTTGGTTTCACTAGCTTTCTGAGCAGTGgatgaagtagaagaagtaaCGTTTGCTGCAGTCGCAACGACATTTATACTTTTAGCTAGTGAGATATGCTGGCTCTTGAAAGACTCAGAGGTTACATGTGCAGAACGAACTTGCAGATCTATTGTGGTAGAAGGTCTTCCGGATGGTATCGTGTTAACAGGAAGCTCCTCAACTGATTTTTGGTTCTCAGAAGATCTTTCATTCAGAATGGTCATTCCAACAGCATGACTATGTTCCACAGCAGAATTGTTATTCTGACTAtgattttcaattgctgGTTGATCTTGAGTTTGTGAATTTTCAGTTGAAGAGGTATGTTCACTCTGATTTGAATTATTAGTAGAATTATCACTTactggaggaggaggaggaggaggtggtggtggtggtggtggtggatGTGACTTTTCTAATGAACTTTCAGAGCTTGACTTCTcagaggatgaagaagctgacACTTCGACGGTGGTCCTTTCAGAGGACatttcagaagatgaattttcagttcttgtcttcttaGAAGCAGAGATACTTGGGCTTGAAGCATTCTCACTCCGAGCCAGAATGGCTGGATTGCGAGCAGTTAGAATTCGCAAATTGTTATCCACGCGTATATTTGCCTCCTGTAGAGGTCTTTTACCAGTCGCTGGTTTGGGACGATAAATGGGTCTAttgttcaatcttgaaTGTGAGGTGATGAAAATGTTAG
Protein-coding regions in this window:
- the RPB140 gene encoding DNA-dependent RNA polymerase II, whose product is MDSQDDPYLYDDGDAQSITPEDCWTVISSFFQEKGLVSQQLDSFDEFIETTIQELVWEDSHLILDQPAQHTSEDDHENRRYEITFGKIYISKPMQTEGDGTTHPMFPQEARLRNLTYSSPLYVDMTKKVFKSDDNRRKENELEWVEEKVEDEEPQQKVFLGKVPIMLRSKFCMLRDLGEHEFFELKECPYDMGGYFVINGSEKVLIAQERSAANIVQVFKKAAPSPISHVAEIRSALEKGSRLISSMQIKLYGRDEKGTSGRTIKATLPYIKEDIPIVIVFRALGVVPDGDILEHICYDANDWQMLEMLKPCVEEGFVIQEREVALDFIGRRGVLGIRREKRIQYAKDILQKELLPNITQEEGFESRKAFFLGYMVNRLLLCALERKEPDDRDHFGKKRLDLAGPLLANLFRILFRKLTKDIYNYMQRCVENDKEFNLTLAVKSQTITDGLRYSLATGNWGEQKKAMSSRAGVSQVLNRYTYSSTLSHLRRTNTPIGRDGKIAKPRQLHNTHWGLVCPAETPEGQACGLVKNLSLMTCISVGTPSEPILYFLEEWGMEPLEDYVPSNSPDSTRVFVNGVWVGTHRDPANLVDTMRSLRRRGDISPEVSIIRDIREKEFKIFTDAGRVYRPLFIVDDEAESETKGDLKLQKEHVHNLLSSEYDEYEDPDNEGASYTWSSLINDGVVEYVDAEEEETIMIAMTPEDLEASKNAITETPDKSVLEEQELDPAKRIKPTFSAATHTFTHCEIHPSMILGVAASIIPFPDHNQSPRNTYQSAMGKQAMGVFLTNYSVRMDTMANILYYPQKPLATTRAMEHLKFRELPAGQNAIVAIACYSGYNQEDSVIMNQSSIDRGLFRSLFFRTYMDLEKRQGMKALETFEKPSRSDTLRLKHGTYEKLDDDGLIAPGVRVSGEDIIIGKTTPIPPDTEELGQRTQYHTKRDASTPLRSTESGIVDQVLLTTNGDGAKFVKVRMRTTKIPQIGDKFASRHGQKGTIGVTYRHEDMPFTAQGIVPDLIINPHAIPSRMTVAHLIECLLSKVSSLSGLEGDASPFTDVTAEAVSKLLREHGYQSRGFEVMYNGHTGKKLMAQVFFGPTYYQRLRHMVDDKIHARARGPVQVLTRQPVEGRSRDGGLRFGEMERDCMIAHGAAGFLKERLMEASDAFRVHVCGMCGLMTVIANLKKNQFECRSCKNKTNIYQIHIPYAAKLLFQELMAMNISPRMYTERSQNSIRV
- a CDS encoding mitochondrial 54S ribosomal protein YmL41, with product MSNRALQSVFTRALHFKHSAKNYPKLNVNDVELEKPRYGFRKDREPLLSQQVKNTLFPSTEIKQKYIANNKPVPIKYRSNSDQIARRNFEKFQDEVALGQAHFRIGENQIYFPQGRICLLRPNAKHSPYQAKFLVPKSMNKMDLRDYLWHVYGLRALNVTVQLLHAKFVRGPYDYARYRGPQYKKMTIDMAEPFVWPEVDAELVELAEYQREEESETMIQKNRAGSDQLKPIDTFGGIYKTEPLPNVFVSDKVKKQGESLVKNHTERVESQADRELVSKFLNL
- a CDS encoding mitochondrial 54S ribosomal protein YmL23 yields the protein MSQRIGTSAAALTRVWHHVDAASDPRTLGRLAASIAITLQGKHKPTYSPNRDHGDYVVVTNCKHLKVTGNKLQDRHYWSHTTRPGSLNLIPMERMIANKGYGEILRRAVKGMIPKDKARLVRMDRLKVYDGHEHPYVDNLIAFADETPEMLAKAEALRKQEAENAQIREKYLKE
- the RPB7 gene encoding RNA polymerase II subunit gives rise to the protein MFFLKDLSLNLTLHPSYFGPQMDQYLRDKLLSDVEGTCTGQFGYIVCVLDCMNIDVGKGRIIPGSGMAEFEVKYRAVVWKPFKGEVVDAVVTTVNKMGFFADVGPLSVFVSTHLIPSDMKFNPSANPPAYVSPDENIEKGSRVRLKIVGTRTDVNEIYAIGSIKEDYLGPSPM
- a CDS encoding predicted protein, encoding MDPIDITIVSTVYPVLASYRAIESYTKYVTIVDSGKIKVGGISVPFSLLLKKEGAPSDAFNEAALQFHLLSIQKWFIYWIVLAVSQLVETLLFLKHLVPLYSVFKLLFTVWLVLPLFLSISASLEAQADASKTFDNTEDWINFTKSGAGLIYFSYIKPWIEGNFDNLENLNLNFSSLTSLFGLVSRFGSVAMLREADNSNADLSRGPEATEYSNNVLDSSYVMVMNIRNRFGYGKEEDKDDKGTSTSTTEVFDEIVNAASDRLTQRKTSGSTADGSSPSTKSKSGWLW